In the genome of Haloplanus salinus, the window GGTGGCGCGTCGCTTCTCGCCCTTCGACCCCGAATGATCACTGAGCTGGTCTTCTGGAATAGCGTCGCCATCTTGGGTGCGATTTCGATCACGGTGCTCGTGTGGGTACTCGTCGGTTCCACGAGGCACGTCGCCGCCGTGAGCGCACTCGGCTGGAGTACCGTGTTCGCACACGTCTTCGACGCGGTGACGACGGCGCTCGGACTCGAAGTGTTCGGAACCGTCGAACGGAATCCCGTTTCGGCGGCGGTCATTTCGGCCGGAGAGCTACTCCTTGCAGACGGTGCGGGCGTCTTCCTGTTTCTGGTGATAAAAATCGTCGCCGCACTCGGGGTCGTTTGGCTCGCCGCCGGGGTTGGGGCACAGGAGCGCGAAGGGACGGGAATGCTGGTCGTCGCCGGTGGCGTCGGACTGGCTCCCGCCGTGCACAACCTCGTGCTCTTTTCGCTCACCGTGTTCTGAACACGGCTCACACATGACCTCCGGCAAGTACGGTCAGTAGAACGCCGCCTTCCCGTGACTATCCTGCCACGCGAATGCGAACTGTAGCCGGCCGGGAATACGTGTCAGCCCGCGACCGTCGTCCGATTCGCCCGTGACGAGGTTCCACGTCGTCCCGTCGGCGACGATCGTTCCCTCGCGTCGTTCGTAGTCGAACCCCGGATCCTCGAAGGCGTAGATCCCTCCCTCCTCGGTGAAGACGACGAGGTCCAGGTCTCCGACCGTGT includes:
- a CDS encoding DUF63 family protein gives rise to the protein MIGLVFAFAADSVVLFVGLRYLRSRPVDVTPAMVAATLPWFGLAGFLYAVQQGVALPALIDPFAVSPIAYLTTGCVVVVLWIVVDAVRPSSLPVATALSGGGLLIVGGASLLALRPRMITELVFWNSVAILGAISITVLVWVLVGSTRHVAAVSALGWSTVFAHVFDAVTTALGLEVFGTVERNPVSAAVISAGELLLADGAGVFLFLVIKIVAALGVVWLAAGVGAQEREGTGMLVVAGGVGLAPAVHNLVLFSLTVF